One window of the Catenulispora sp. EB89 genome contains the following:
- a CDS encoding TetR/AcrR family transcriptional regulator, giving the protein MTTRTPRTSARRDQLTAIAAGLFARDGYHNVTVGDIAAAAGLSGPAIYRHFPGKQAILAEVVRSGFDEMARVVAADLAGTSDPAERLRRTYRDLAAFVIRRPEFGVMWRREYRHLAPDDAAELAKRMGQASDAAVAELRLLRPELEPADAELVSWAAMSVMGSISDHRVRLPRAAFEELLAGIAMDVAAVEFGEVEEDDRPDEPATGDRKELILAAAARLFWDRGYHEVTLDEIGAAAGIAGPSVYSHFAGKAELLRTITERIGERLRRDLADSAAAMAAGAARESVVASAAEPHQSAAAAEPAAAHDTAALAALTALTDLATRYVTTVLTSRDLVAAYFTEGHNLPDRDRAETRRFQRAYAAHWAALLASTDPAASAEEIRIRVLAAFAVVNDTARTRRLLERPGLAARLRGLMLAVLLTPVGRARDVNRR; this is encoded by the coding sequence ATGACGACCCGGACCCCGCGGACCAGCGCACGCCGCGACCAGCTGACGGCGATCGCCGCCGGCCTGTTCGCCCGCGACGGCTACCACAACGTGACCGTCGGCGACATCGCCGCGGCCGCGGGCCTGTCGGGGCCGGCGATCTACCGCCACTTCCCGGGCAAGCAGGCGATCCTCGCCGAGGTGGTGCGCTCGGGCTTCGACGAGATGGCCCGGGTCGTGGCCGCCGACCTGGCCGGCACCTCGGACCCGGCCGAGCGGCTGCGCCGCACCTACCGGGACCTGGCGGCGTTCGTGATCCGGCGCCCGGAGTTCGGCGTGATGTGGCGCCGCGAGTACCGCCACCTGGCCCCCGACGACGCCGCCGAACTGGCCAAGCGGATGGGCCAGGCCTCGGACGCCGCGGTCGCGGAGCTGCGGCTGCTGCGACCGGAGCTGGAACCGGCGGACGCGGAGCTGGTGTCGTGGGCGGCGATGAGCGTGATGGGCAGCATCTCGGACCACCGCGTGCGGCTGCCGCGCGCGGCGTTCGAGGAGCTGCTGGCGGGGATCGCGATGGATGTGGCGGCGGTGGAGTTCGGCGAGGTGGAGGAGGATGACAGGCCCGACGAGCCGGCGACGGGAGACCGGAAGGAGCTGATCCTCGCGGCGGCGGCGCGGCTGTTCTGGGATCGCGGGTATCACGAGGTGACGCTCGACGAGATCGGGGCGGCGGCGGGGATCGCCGGGCCGAGCGTCTACAGCCACTTCGCGGGGAAGGCTGAGCTGCTGCGGACGATCACGGAGCGGATCGGGGAGCGGTTGCGGCGGGATCTCGCCGACAGTGCGGCTGCGATGGCCGCCGGCGCCGCGCGTGAATCGGTCGTGGCTTCGGCCGCCGAGCCTCACCAATCAGCCGCCGCCGCCGAACCAGCCGCCGCGCACGACACCGCCGCCCTCGCCGCCCTAACCGCCCTCACCGACCTGGCCACCCGCTACGTCACCACCGTCCTCACCTCCCGGGACCTCGTCGCCGCCTACTTCACCGAAGGCCACAACCTCCCCGACCGCGACCGCGCCGAGACCCGCCGCTTCCAGCGTGCCTATGCCGCGCACTGGGCCGCGCTCCTGGCCTCAACCGATCCCGCGGCGTCGGCCGAGGAGATCCGGATCCGCGTCCTCGCGGCGTTCGCCGTAGTCAACGACACCGCGCGGACCCGCCGACTGCTGGAGCGCCCCGGGCTCGCCGCCCGGTTGCGGGGACTGATGCTCGCGGTGCTCTTGACACCGGTGGGCCGGGCGCGCGATGTTAATCGCCGTTAG
- a CDS encoding 3-hydroxyacyl-CoA dehydrogenase NAD-binding domain-containing protein — protein MSEQNHIRWERDADNVVTLTMDAPGQSANTMNRAFIEALGPVLDRLEAEQDQIAGVIVTSAKKTFFAGGDLNELIQARPEDAADIMARNLQIKALLRRLETLGKPVAAAINGAALGGGLEIALSCHHRVALDAKGSEIGFPEVTLGLLPGAGGVVRSVRLLGITDALLKVLLQGQRYKPNAALEHGLVHEVAATPEEMLAAAKAWVLANPEAKQTWDVPGYKIPGGDPKNPKFAANLPAFPANLRKQLKGANYPAPRNILAAAVEGARLDFDNALTVEARYFVELVTGQVAKNMTQAFFFDMQKVTNGASRPEGYEPWQATKVAVLGAGMMGAGIAYVCARAGIEVVLKDVSVEAAEKGKAYSAGILDKAVARGKMTREAADAVLARIHPTATAADAAGADLVIEAVFESPELKGKVFGEIQDVVAPDALLGSNTSTLPITGLAQAVNRPADFIGLHFFSPVDKMPLLEIIVGEQTSDAAIAKAFDLARQIKKTPIIVNDSRGFFTSRVIGRFLDEAMAMVNEGLRPNSIEQAGSQAGYPAPPLQLMDELTLTLPQKIRNEARAAAGQDWVEHGSESVINRMVDEFGRGGRSAGAGFYDYADGKRTGLWPGLREAFPPHVGIPFQDMQERMLFAEALDSVRCLDEGVLRSVAEANVGSILGIGFPAWTGGVIQYINGYDGGVTGFVARAKELHEKYGERFAVPQSLIVKAERGERIE, from the coding sequence ATGAGCGAGCAGAACCACATCCGCTGGGAGCGGGACGCCGACAACGTGGTCACCCTGACCATGGACGCGCCCGGCCAGTCGGCGAACACCATGAACCGGGCGTTCATCGAGGCCCTGGGACCGGTCCTGGACCGGTTGGAGGCCGAGCAGGACCAGATCGCCGGTGTCATCGTCACCAGCGCCAAGAAGACCTTCTTCGCCGGCGGCGATCTCAATGAGCTGATCCAGGCCCGGCCCGAGGACGCCGCCGACATCATGGCGCGCAACCTGCAGATCAAGGCCCTGCTGCGGCGCCTGGAGACCCTGGGCAAGCCGGTGGCCGCGGCGATCAATGGGGCGGCGCTCGGCGGCGGCCTGGAGATCGCGCTGTCCTGCCACCACCGCGTCGCGCTGGACGCCAAGGGCTCTGAGATCGGCTTCCCCGAGGTCACCCTCGGGCTGCTGCCCGGCGCCGGCGGCGTCGTGCGCTCGGTGCGACTCCTCGGCATCACCGACGCGCTTCTCAAGGTCCTGCTTCAGGGCCAGCGCTACAAGCCGAACGCCGCGCTCGAGCACGGCCTGGTCCACGAGGTCGCGGCCACCCCCGAGGAGATGCTGGCCGCCGCGAAGGCCTGGGTGCTGGCCAACCCCGAGGCCAAGCAGACCTGGGACGTCCCCGGCTACAAGATCCCCGGCGGCGACCCGAAGAACCCGAAGTTCGCGGCGAACCTGCCGGCCTTCCCGGCGAACCTGCGCAAGCAGCTCAAGGGCGCGAACTACCCGGCGCCGCGCAACATCCTGGCCGCCGCCGTCGAGGGCGCGCGCCTGGACTTCGACAACGCGCTGACCGTGGAGGCGCGGTATTTCGTCGAGCTGGTCACCGGCCAGGTGGCGAAGAACATGACGCAGGCGTTTTTCTTCGACATGCAGAAGGTGACCAACGGCGCCTCGCGGCCCGAGGGGTACGAGCCGTGGCAGGCCACCAAGGTCGCGGTGCTCGGCGCGGGCATGATGGGCGCCGGCATCGCCTATGTCTGCGCGCGGGCCGGGATCGAGGTCGTGCTGAAGGACGTCAGCGTCGAGGCCGCCGAGAAGGGCAAGGCGTACTCGGCCGGGATCCTGGACAAGGCGGTCGCGCGCGGCAAGATGACCCGCGAGGCGGCCGACGCGGTCCTGGCCCGGATCCACCCGACCGCCACCGCGGCCGACGCCGCCGGTGCCGACCTGGTGATCGAGGCCGTCTTCGAGTCCCCGGAGCTCAAGGGCAAGGTCTTCGGCGAGATCCAGGACGTCGTCGCCCCCGACGCACTGCTGGGCTCCAACACCTCCACGCTGCCGATCACCGGCCTGGCGCAGGCCGTCAATCGGCCGGCGGACTTCATCGGGCTGCACTTCTTCTCCCCGGTGGACAAGATGCCGCTGCTGGAGATCATCGTCGGCGAGCAGACCTCCGACGCGGCCATCGCCAAGGCCTTCGACCTGGCCCGGCAGATCAAGAAGACGCCGATCATCGTCAACGACAGCCGCGGCTTCTTCACCTCCCGGGTGATCGGCCGCTTCCTGGACGAGGCGATGGCGATGGTGAACGAGGGCCTGCGGCCCAACTCCATCGAGCAGGCCGGCTCCCAGGCCGGCTACCCGGCGCCGCCGCTGCAGCTGATGGACGAGCTGACGCTCACGCTGCCGCAGAAGATCCGCAACGAGGCGCGCGCCGCCGCCGGGCAGGACTGGGTCGAGCACGGCTCGGAAAGCGTGATCAACCGCATGGTCGACGAGTTCGGCCGTGGCGGACGTTCGGCGGGCGCCGGGTTCTACGACTACGCGGACGGCAAGCGCACCGGGCTGTGGCCGGGCCTGCGCGAGGCGTTCCCGCCGCACGTGGGGATCCCGTTCCAGGACATGCAGGAGCGGATGCTGTTCGCCGAGGCGCTGGACAGCGTGCGCTGCCTGGACGAGGGCGTGCTGCGCTCGGTCGCCGAGGCGAACGTCGGCTCGATCCTCGGGATCGGCTTCCCGGCCTGGACCGGCGGCGTGATCCAGTACATCAACGGCTATGACGGCGGCGTCACCGGCTTCGTGGCGCGCGCCAAGGAACTGCACGAGAAGTACGGGGAGCGGTTCGCGGTGCCGCAGTCACTGATCGTGAAGGCGGAGCGCGGGGAGCGGATCGAGTAG
- a CDS encoding acyl-CoA dehydrogenase family protein, translated as MSRSSWASDDVEALRELATSFFTNEALPREEEFAAQGFPSKDMWQAAGKIGLLCASIPEEYGGGGGTFAHEVAIIEAQIRTGAGAMAIIVHAGIVAHYINAYATEEQKRRWLPRMAAGDLVGAVAMTEPGTGSDLQNVATKAVRDGDEYVISGAKTFITNGHTAGLIVIVAKTDTAQGAHGVSLLVAEVGDLGHEVPGFQRGRVLKKVGQHSTDTAELFFDGLRVPAENLLGGVEGQGFIQLMVQLPQERLLVAAAGMAMLEAAVDHTVAYTKQREAFGRPLFKLQNTRFELAECATIARVARVFFDDCVEKHLDGGLDATTASMAKYWITDRQTEVIDRCVQLHGGYGYMLEYPIARLFADGRVQRIYGGANEIMKELIARSL; from the coding sequence ATGAGCAGGTCGTCCTGGGCGAGCGATGACGTGGAGGCGTTGCGGGAGCTGGCGACGTCCTTCTTCACCAACGAGGCCTTGCCGCGGGAGGAGGAGTTCGCGGCGCAGGGCTTCCCCAGCAAGGACATGTGGCAGGCGGCCGGCAAGATCGGGTTGTTGTGCGCGTCGATCCCCGAGGAGTACGGCGGCGGGGGCGGCACTTTCGCGCACGAGGTCGCGATCATCGAGGCGCAGATCCGGACCGGCGCCGGCGCGATGGCGATCATCGTGCACGCCGGCATCGTCGCGCACTACATCAACGCCTACGCCACCGAGGAGCAGAAGCGCCGGTGGCTGCCGCGCATGGCCGCCGGCGACCTGGTCGGCGCGGTCGCCATGACCGAGCCCGGGACCGGCTCGGACCTGCAGAACGTCGCCACCAAAGCGGTCCGCGACGGCGACGAGTACGTCATCAGCGGCGCCAAGACCTTCATCACCAACGGCCACACCGCCGGCCTGATCGTCATCGTCGCCAAGACCGACACGGCCCAGGGCGCGCACGGCGTCTCTCTGCTGGTCGCCGAGGTAGGCGACCTCGGCCACGAAGTCCCCGGCTTCCAGCGCGGCCGCGTCCTGAAGAAGGTCGGCCAGCACAGCACCGACACCGCCGAGCTCTTCTTCGACGGCCTGCGCGTCCCGGCGGAGAACCTCCTCGGCGGCGTCGAGGGCCAGGGCTTCATCCAGCTCATGGTCCAACTCCCGCAGGAACGGCTGCTGGTCGCCGCCGCCGGCATGGCGATGCTGGAAGCCGCCGTCGACCACACCGTGGCCTACACCAAGCAGCGCGAAGCCTTCGGCCGCCCGCTGTTCAAGCTCCAGAACACCCGCTTCGAGCTCGCCGAGTGCGCCACGATCGCGCGCGTGGCCCGGGTGTTCTTCGACGACTGCGTCGAGAAGCACCTCGACGGCGGCCTGGACGCCACCACCGCCTCCATGGCCAAGTACTGGATCACCGACCGCCAGACCGAGGTCATCGACCGCTGCGTGCAGCTGCACGGCGGCTACGGCTACATGCTCGAGTACCCCATCGCGCGGCTCTTCGCCGACGGCCGCGTGCAACGCATCTACGGCGGCGCCAACGAAATCATGAAGGAACTGATCGCCCGCTCGCTGTAG
- a CDS encoding epoxide hydrolase family protein — MRVDPFAIAVPEAVLTDLRERIARTRWPDPAPGDAWSQGIELGYLRELLAYWADGFDWREAERELNRYQHRVATVYGTPIHFVHHRGGGAGGAGGNAGGESAGDRIPLILTHGWPSTFAELLGLVDRLGDRFDLVVPSLPGYVFSQRPARAGVDRRYVAGLWHELMQGLGYQRYGACGGDFGAGVATQMALSAPERMIGIHLSTPELAPYTGPGSAPLTPQEQAYVEHVERWEQTERGYSAVQSTRPQTLGYALNDSPAGLAAWLLDKWRSWSDSGGDLDATFGRDALLTMLTLYWVTDSITTSMRDYYDNRWHGLPIGPDDHVSVPTAMAVFANEYVPEGEVPRSWYERLYQIQRWTVFPRGGHFAAMEVPDVLAADIGEFFDGLR, encoded by the coding sequence ATGCGCGTTGATCCGTTCGCCATCGCGGTACCCGAAGCCGTCCTGACCGATCTGCGCGAGCGGATCGCCAGGACCCGGTGGCCGGACCCGGCGCCGGGCGATGCCTGGAGTCAGGGCATCGAGCTGGGATATCTGCGGGAACTGCTGGCGTACTGGGCCGACGGGTTCGACTGGCGCGAGGCGGAGCGTGAGCTCAACCGGTATCAGCACCGGGTCGCCACGGTCTACGGGACTCCGATCCACTTCGTGCATCACCGTGGTGGCGGCGCAGGCGGCGCAGGCGGCAACGCGGGCGGCGAAAGCGCCGGCGACCGGATCCCGCTGATCCTCACCCACGGCTGGCCCAGCACCTTCGCCGAGCTGCTGGGCCTGGTCGACCGCCTCGGCGACCGATTCGACCTGGTGGTGCCCTCGCTGCCGGGCTACGTCTTCTCGCAGCGGCCGGCGCGGGCCGGCGTGGACCGGCGGTACGTGGCGGGCCTGTGGCACGAGCTCATGCAAGGGCTCGGATACCAGCGGTACGGCGCGTGCGGCGGCGACTTCGGCGCCGGCGTGGCCACCCAGATGGCGCTGTCGGCGCCCGAGCGCATGATCGGGATCCACCTGAGCACCCCGGAGCTGGCGCCCTACACCGGCCCCGGCTCCGCGCCGCTGACGCCGCAGGAGCAGGCGTACGTCGAGCACGTGGAGCGCTGGGAGCAGACCGAGCGCGGCTACAGCGCCGTGCAGTCGACACGCCCGCAGACCCTCGGCTACGCCCTGAACGACTCCCCCGCCGGCCTGGCCGCGTGGCTCCTGGACAAATGGCGCTCCTGGTCCGACAGCGGCGGCGACCTGGACGCCACCTTCGGCCGCGACGCCCTGCTGACCATGCTGACCCTGTACTGGGTGACGGACTCCATCACCACCTCGATGCGCGACTACTACGACAACCGCTGGCACGGCCTTCCGATCGGCCCCGACGACCACGTGAGCGTGCCGACCGCGATGGCGGTGTTCGCGAACGAGTACGTGCCCGAAGGCGAAGTCCCGCGCTCGTGGTACGAGCGGCTGTACCAGATCCAGCGCTGGACGGTGTTCCCGCGTGGCGGGCACTTCGCGGCGATGGAGGTGCCGGACGTGCTGGCCGCCGATATCGGCGAGTTCTTCGACGGGCTGCGGTAG
- a CDS encoding glycoside hydrolase family 9 protein, protein MVSRARPRIRRGTPGRVARHRRAVAALTAVGLAGLTVGTATVLSQPAQAATTGLVRVDQAGFLAGDVKQAYLMTGAVVSGASFSVLNAAGATVLTGKVGGTSLGKWNTAYPDVYPIVFSGLKTPGTYHIKVAGSAAGTSPSFTVTSAGSLYGKLVTDGVTFFQTQRDGSDVIAGALNRQPSHLHDAAASIYAWPTFAAGGSDTITSSDLTKLSGTVDVSGGWFDAGDYLKFSNNEAFGDITLLAAQRALGSAAPATLSAEAHYGETWLNKAWNQSTKTLVLQVGIGTGNSAGTFFGDHDLWRLPQKDDGDTATADRYAAAHRPAFLAASPGGKISPNIAGRVAGAFALAAQVDAAGNPTQAAAEYQAAASVYAQADTSAPPNPLTTALPNAYYPEPIWHDAMELGGAELALAAQKLGHSSSSYLSQAATYAKDYLASDTGDTFNLYDNSALAHADLIKAIAAAGNPSGLAVTRAALTADLKRQVQSAASKAASDVFHAGGNYADFDVDAHTFGFLTEEALYRQASGDTSFAAFATEQRDWLLGANAWGLAFMVGEGSNFPKCMQHQVANLSGSLTGTGAIATGAVMNGPNNTSNFAGGLGSYQTGMKQCPAGGTDAYNKFTGHSSRFSDDVRSWQTNEPALDMTGSAVLGAAMQETLGG, encoded by the coding sequence ATGGTTTCCAGGGCACGACCACGTATCCGCCGCGGCACGCCCGGACGCGTCGCGCGGCACCGCAGGGCCGTCGCCGCGCTCACCGCCGTCGGCCTGGCCGGTCTGACCGTCGGCACCGCGACCGTCCTGTCGCAGCCCGCGCAGGCCGCCACCACCGGGCTGGTCCGGGTGGACCAGGCCGGGTTCCTGGCCGGCGACGTGAAGCAGGCGTACCTGATGACCGGCGCGGTGGTGTCCGGGGCGTCGTTCTCGGTGCTGAACGCGGCCGGCGCGACGGTGCTCACCGGCAAGGTCGGCGGGACCAGCCTCGGCAAGTGGAACACCGCCTACCCGGACGTGTACCCGATCGTCTTCAGCGGTCTGAAGACCCCGGGCACGTACCACATCAAGGTCGCCGGCAGCGCCGCGGGAACCTCGCCGTCGTTCACCGTGACCAGCGCCGGCTCGCTGTACGGCAAGCTCGTCACCGACGGCGTCACCTTCTTCCAGACCCAGCGCGACGGCTCGGACGTCATCGCCGGCGCCCTGAACCGGCAGCCCTCGCACCTGCACGACGCCGCGGCGAGCATCTACGCCTGGCCGACGTTCGCCGCCGGCGGCTCGGACACCATCACCAGCTCGGACCTGACCAAGCTCAGCGGCACGGTCGACGTCTCAGGGGGCTGGTTCGACGCCGGGGACTACCTGAAGTTCTCCAACAACGAGGCCTTCGGCGACATCACGCTCCTGGCCGCGCAGCGCGCCCTGGGCTCGGCGGCCCCGGCCACGCTGTCCGCCGAGGCGCACTACGGCGAGACCTGGCTGAACAAGGCCTGGAACCAGAGCACGAAGACGCTGGTGCTGCAGGTCGGCATCGGCACCGGGAACTCCGCCGGCACGTTCTTCGGCGACCACGACCTGTGGCGGCTGCCGCAGAAGGACGACGGCGACACCGCCACCGCCGACCGGTACGCGGCCGCGCACCGCCCGGCGTTCCTGGCGGCGAGCCCAGGTGGGAAGATCAGCCCCAACATCGCCGGGCGGGTGGCCGGTGCGTTCGCCCTGGCCGCGCAGGTGGACGCCGCCGGGAACCCGACGCAGGCCGCCGCCGAGTACCAGGCCGCCGCCTCCGTCTACGCCCAGGCCGACACCAGCGCGCCGCCGAACCCGCTGACCACGGCGCTGCCGAACGCGTACTACCCGGAGCCGATCTGGCACGACGCGATGGAGTTGGGCGGCGCGGAGCTTGCGCTGGCCGCGCAGAAGCTGGGGCACAGCTCGTCGTCGTACCTGTCGCAGGCGGCTACCTACGCGAAGGACTACTTGGCGTCGGACACCGGCGACACGTTCAACCTCTACGACAACAGCGCTCTGGCGCACGCCGACCTGATCAAGGCGATCGCCGCCGCGGGGAACCCCTCGGGTCTGGCGGTCACACGGGCCGCGCTGACGGCGGACTTGAAGCGTCAGGTGCAGTCGGCGGCGAGCAAGGCGGCCTCGGACGTCTTCCACGCCGGCGGCAACTACGCCGACTTCGACGTCGACGCGCACACGTTCGGGTTCCTGACCGAGGAAGCGCTGTACCGGCAGGCCAGCGGCGACACGTCGTTCGCGGCGTTCGCCACCGAGCAGCGGGACTGGCTGCTGGGCGCCAACGCCTGGGGGCTGGCCTTCATGGTCGGTGAGGGGAGCAACTTCCCGAAGTGCATGCAGCACCAGGTGGCGAACCTGTCGGGGAGCCTGACCGGCACCGGCGCGATCGCCACCGGCGCGGTGATGAACGGGCCGAACAACACGAGCAACTTCGCCGGCGGGCTGGGGTCGTACCAGACGGGGATGAAGCAGTGCCCGGCCGGCGGGACGGACGCGTACAACAAGTTCACCGGCCACAGCAGCCGCTTCTCCGACGACGTCCGGTCCTGGCAGACCAACGAGCCGGCGCTGGACATGACCGGCTCGGCGGTCCTCGGCGCGGCGATGCAGGAGACGCTGGGCGGCTGA
- a CDS encoding Clp protease N-terminal domain-containing protein has protein sequence MSDVKEEVLKSYGLYETAAKRALFDAKQMARDLGHPYMGTAHLLVGVLRHEHHGQRATPPIEIDVERVHAKAVRRLGSGVPMPEGHIPYTFGSYKTLIAAATIARVRQDDHICTGHLLLALALPMAPDASVSAAGFLRRKQRSQDPGFYDCAQRLLSDVAGSLDRVREIRAVL, from the coding sequence ATGTCCGATGTGAAAGAAGAAGTACTGAAGAGCTACGGCTTGTACGAGACGGCCGCCAAGCGGGCGCTTTTCGACGCCAAACAGATGGCCAGGGACCTGGGGCATCCGTACATGGGAACGGCGCACCTGTTGGTCGGGGTGCTCCGTCATGAACACCACGGACAGCGGGCGACGCCGCCGATCGAGATCGATGTCGAGCGGGTTCACGCAAAGGCCGTGCGTCGGCTCGGTAGCGGGGTGCCCATGCCCGAGGGGCACATTCCGTACACCTTCGGCAGCTATAAGACTCTTATAGCGGCGGCCACCATCGCTCGGGTCCGGCAGGACGACCACATCTGCACCGGACATCTGCTTTTGGCCCTGGCGCTCCCCATGGCCCCGGATGCGTCCGTATCCGCGGCGGGATTCCTCCGCCGCAAGCAGCGCTCGCAGGACCCTGGGTTCTACGACTGCGCGCAGCGTTTGTTGAGCGACGTCGCCGGTTCCCTGGATCGCGTCCGCGAAATTCGCGCTGTGCTGTGA
- a CDS encoding acetyl-CoA C-acetyltransferase has translation MSNAYVYDAIRTPRGRGKQNGSLHTVKPISLMVGLIEEIQARHPNLDPALIEDVILGVVSPIGEQGSDIAKVSALVAGLPDTTAGVQLNRFCASGLEAVNTAAQKVASGLGEDLILAGGVESMSRVPMASDGGAWFEDPETAYDISFIPQGIGADLIATIEGFSRTDVDEFAVRSQELAAAARAAGHFKKSVVPVRDRNGLTILDEDEFIRPGTTVDTLAGLKPSFEAIGDLGGFDAVALQKYHWVEKIDHVHHAGNSSGIVDGAALVLVGNEHAGQAAGLTPRARILATAVSGADSTIMLTGPAPASKKALAKAGLGIEDIDLVEINEAFAGVVLRYVRDMGAGLPLEKVNVNGGAIAMGHPLGATGAMLIGTIVDELERRDLRRGLVTLCVGGGMGIATIVERV, from the coding sequence ATGTCGAACGCGTACGTCTACGACGCGATCCGGACACCGCGCGGCCGGGGCAAGCAGAACGGCTCGCTGCACACCGTCAAGCCGATCTCCCTGATGGTCGGCCTCATCGAGGAGATCCAGGCCCGCCACCCGAACCTGGACCCCGCGCTGATCGAGGACGTCATCCTCGGTGTGGTCTCCCCGATCGGCGAGCAGGGCTCGGACATAGCCAAGGTCTCGGCGCTGGTCGCCGGGCTCCCGGACACCACCGCCGGAGTGCAGCTCAACCGGTTCTGCGCCTCGGGCCTGGAGGCCGTGAACACCGCCGCGCAGAAGGTCGCCTCGGGCCTGGGCGAGGACCTGATCCTGGCCGGCGGCGTCGAGTCGATGTCCCGCGTGCCGATGGCCTCCGACGGCGGCGCCTGGTTCGAGGACCCCGAGACCGCCTACGACATCTCCTTCATCCCGCAGGGCATCGGCGCCGACCTGATCGCCACGATCGAGGGCTTCTCGCGCACCGACGTCGACGAGTTCGCCGTCCGCTCCCAGGAACTGGCCGCCGCGGCTCGCGCCGCCGGCCACTTCAAGAAGTCGGTCGTCCCGGTCCGGGACCGCAACGGCCTGACCATCCTGGACGAGGACGAGTTCATCCGCCCCGGCACCACCGTGGACACCCTGGCCGGCCTGAAGCCCTCCTTCGAGGCGATCGGCGACCTCGGCGGCTTCGACGCCGTGGCGCTGCAGAAGTACCACTGGGTCGAGAAGATCGACCACGTCCACCACGCCGGCAACTCCTCCGGCATCGTCGACGGTGCCGCGCTGGTCCTGGTCGGCAACGAGCACGCCGGGCAGGCCGCGGGCCTGACGCCGCGGGCCCGCATCCTGGCCACCGCGGTCTCCGGCGCGGACTCCACCATCATGCTCACCGGTCCGGCGCCGGCCTCGAAGAAGGCGCTGGCCAAGGCGGGTCTGGGCATCGAGGACATCGACCTGGTGGAGATCAACGAGGCGTTCGCGGGCGTGGTGCTGCGCTACGTGCGCGACATGGGCGCCGGTCTGCCGCTGGAGAAGGTCAACGTCAACGGCGGCGCGATCGCGATGGGCCATCCGCTGGGCGCCACCGGCGCGATGCTGATCGGCACGATCGTGGACGAGCTGGAACGCCGGGACCTGCGCCGTGGTCTGGTCACCTTGTGTGTCGGCGGCGGTATGGGCATCGCCACCATTGTCGAGCGGGTCTGA
- a CDS encoding DsbA family protein, which produces MAGCASQGTTNNGAGAGSGTEAGSATGSRSGSDTGVGTDPATGPGAGVAVSSGAGSGIGGASGAAPSGAHSGATGATGATGTASSAAVGHTSAAPSSGASAPASASASGPGSVAGKDATVIVGVGKVRVVIYEDYRCPVCKQVYDQIQPVISSKLGSGSIKVEFHAVDLIDHNTGGKGSLAAGNAASCALQAFKFQPYREALFAAQPSESTDAFADPNELISIAKTISGLDSPTFEDCVRTQPYGASIDSTYAAEYGSGKLVGVPSVFINGTQWNVPTSGDVAASFTQALAAAGA; this is translated from the coding sequence ATGGCGGGTTGCGCGTCGCAGGGCACGACCAATAACGGCGCGGGCGCCGGGTCCGGCACCGAAGCGGGCTCGGCCACCGGATCCCGAAGCGGGTCCGACACCGGCGTGGGAACCGATCCCGCGACCGGGCCGGGTGCCGGGGTCGCGGTGAGTTCCGGGGCGGGTTCGGGGATCGGCGGGGCGTCCGGCGCGGCGCCGAGCGGTGCGCATTCCGGTGCCACCGGTGCCACCGGTGCCACCGGTACTGCCAGTTCCGCTGCTGTCGGCCACACGTCCGCCGCGCCGTCCTCCGGTGCGTCGGCGCCTGCGTCGGCATCGGCGTCCGGACCGGGGTCGGTTGCCGGCAAGGACGCGACCGTGATCGTCGGCGTCGGCAAAGTGCGGGTCGTCATCTATGAGGACTACCGCTGCCCGGTGTGCAAGCAGGTGTACGACCAGATCCAGCCGGTGATCTCGTCCAAGCTCGGATCCGGCAGCATCAAGGTCGAGTTCCACGCGGTCGACCTGATCGACCACAACACCGGCGGCAAGGGTTCGCTGGCCGCCGGCAACGCCGCCAGCTGCGCGTTGCAGGCGTTCAAGTTCCAGCCGTACCGCGAGGCGCTGTTCGCGGCGCAGCCGAGCGAGAGCACCGATGCCTTCGCCGATCCCAACGAGCTGATCAGCATCGCCAAGACCATCTCGGGGCTGGACAGCCCGACGTTCGAGGACTGCGTGCGGACGCAGCCGTACGGCGCTTCGATCGACAGCACGTATGCCGCCGAGTACGGCTCCGGCAAGCTCGTCGGCGTCCCGTCGGTGTTCATCAACGGTACGCAGTGGAATGTGCCGACCTCGGGCGACGTCGCGGCGTCGTTTACTCAGGCCCTGGCTGCCGCGGGGGCCTGA